Genomic DNA from Nitratidesulfovibrio vulgaris str. Hildenborough:
AAGGACACCCGTGCCGTTTCAGCCATCTATGGTCTGCTACTGCTGGTCGTCGTCTACTTCGTCTCGCGGGAACTCGGCCTCTACACGCTCGGCTGGCTGCTTGAGAACTTCCTCGGGTCGTTGTTCCTCGTCATCATCGTGCTCTTCCAGAGAGACATCCGGCAGGCACTCACGGACATGGGGGCTCGAAGTTTCCGGCGGCGACGCTCCACAGAAGACGAGCATCTCAATGAAATCATCGGGGCGGCACTGTATCTTGCACAGCGGCGTATCGGAGCGCTCATCGTCATCGAACGCAATGTGGCGCTCGGCGACATGCTCGAACGCGGCGTGAAGTTGGGGGCACAGGTCTCGCGCGAGTTGCTCATCACCATCTTTTTTCCGAAGACCCCGCTTCATGACGGGGCAGTTATCATTCGCGGACGGGAGATAGCCGCTGCCGCCTGCATACTTCCGCTGGCCGCCGTCACCGAACGGCAGGACTTCGGCACGCGCCACCGCGCTGCGCTGGGCATCACCGAAGAGAGTGACGCGGTTGCCGTCGTCGTCTCGGAAGAACGGGGGGCCATCACGGTTGCCGTGGGTGGCAAGCTGACGACCAGTCTCGATGCGACGCGGCTCAAGCGCGTGCTACGCAACATACTGGAGAAGTAGGATGCGCTCCAACTGGCTGTATATGCTCATGGCCTGTGTCATGTCGGTGACGATGTGGTACATGGTTACCGGACAAGAGCGTGTCGAAACGCTCATCGAAGTGCGCGTCGAATTCAAGGGGATGCCTGCGGGATTGATCGTGCGCGACGGTCTCGTCAAGAAAGTCTCCGTGCGTCTGCGTGGCCCCAAGGGACTCATGCGGTCCATCAATGAGGCGAGTCTCACCTACGCCGTAGACCTTTCCACACTGAAGAAGGGAACGTCCATCGTACCGGTCGTAGTCGAGAAACTGCCCATCACGCGAGCTTTCGAGGTCGTGGAGGTGACGCCATCCCGGCTGGTGCTTGAGGTCGATAGCGTGGCAGAACGTGAAGTCCCCGTCGATGCGCGTGTGACAGGGACGGTGGCGCCGGACGTGGTGGTCGAAGGGCTGC
This window encodes:
- the cdaA gene encoding diadenylate cyclase CdaA, whose translation is MLLFDTVTVGWRDLLDMALVAVLFYRVILLVKDTRAVSAIYGLLLLVVVYFVSRELGLYTLGWLLENFLGSLFLVIIVLFQRDIRQALTDMGARSFRRRRSTEDEHLNEIIGAALYLAQRRIGALIVIERNVALGDMLERGVKLGAQVSRELLITIFFPKTPLHDGAVIIRGREIAAAACILPLAAVTERQDFGTRHRAALGITEESDAVAVVVSEERGAITVAVGGKLTTSLDATRLKRVLRNILEK